From Terriglobia bacterium, one genomic window encodes:
- a CDS encoding UpxY family transcription antiterminator, with translation MGTLPPFDSFQPQWFVLFVRTNQEKTTASRLDHLQVKHFLPCFRSLRQWKDRRVTLDVPLFPGYVFVHLPHAERMRVLTLPNVLYFVGSGSSPAVLSDEEIAWIGRGLKSGNAVPHECLNEGQRVVITAGALAGLKGILVRKVNNTRVVVSLDSIGRAFAVEVDLESVRTLKSTPLVIDRPLPQKFPVQMSEDEPIDLPRISSGTRR, from the coding sequence GTGGGCACCCTCCCTCCATTTGACTCATTTCAGCCGCAATGGTTTGTGCTGTTCGTCCGCACAAATCAGGAAAAGACAACTGCGTCCCGGCTCGATCATCTACAAGTAAAACACTTTCTTCCGTGCTTTCGGTCGCTTCGGCAGTGGAAAGACCGCCGGGTTACGCTTGATGTGCCCTTATTTCCCGGCTACGTCTTTGTCCATCTGCCGCATGCGGAACGCATGCGCGTGCTCACACTGCCAAATGTGCTCTATTTTGTTGGTTCGGGCAGTTCTCCCGCGGTCCTCAGTGATGAAGAAATTGCGTGGATTGGACGCGGGTTGAAGTCCGGCAATGCAGTGCCGCATGAATGTCTGAATGAGGGACAGCGTGTTGTGATTACCGCTGGCGCCCTTGCGGGACTCAAGGGAATTCTGGTTCGCAAGGTGAACAACACTCGTGTCGTAGTTTCGCTTGATTCCATTGGGCGAGCGTTTGCAGTTGAAGTCGATCTCGAATCAGTGCGCACACTCAAGAGCACGCCCTTGGTTATCGATAGACCATTGCCGCAAAAGTTTCCTGTCCAGATGTCAGAGGATGAACCAATCGATCTTCCACGCATTTCATCCGGTACTCGGCGTTAG
- a CDS encoding DUF1702 family protein: protein MPILNKLLVIDRREVTFARRGFFVVKPEVRDRLEHVGTIFLVGYHEALQENRLQRLTEKLERVELEYLGFAYEGAAMALALRDALVPGSNLFAEFIKGAGKRHIYMLHVGAGWACARLPWLRWRIEKVICKFDPVLRWLVLDGYGFHQGYFHYKEPVINAVKRLSADARHVFYQGFGRSLWFVHGCDFHQIAITISGFPDIYQSDAWSGIGLACAYAGGARAAEMKDAVSLAGCFTSALAQGAAFAAKARQLAGNKAAHTEEACAVLAGIKTEQAATLCDRALAHVNKNSSSPYQQWRELVQNYFSTSRTPVRGNSHDSELVQSLVSTKPD, encoded by the coding sequence TTGCCGATTCTAAACAAATTGTTAGTCATCGACCGCCGCGAAGTTACATTCGCGCGTCGCGGATTTTTCGTTGTAAAACCCGAGGTCCGCGACCGACTGGAGCATGTGGGTACGATTTTTCTTGTGGGATATCACGAGGCCCTGCAGGAAAATAGGTTGCAAAGGCTCACTGAAAAGCTTGAGCGAGTCGAGTTGGAGTATCTAGGCTTTGCTTATGAAGGTGCGGCCATGGCGCTGGCGCTTCGCGATGCCTTAGTCCCCGGCTCGAACCTTTTTGCAGAATTTATAAAAGGTGCAGGCAAAAGACACATCTATATGCTTCACGTCGGTGCAGGATGGGCGTGCGCCCGGTTGCCGTGGTTGCGCTGGCGCATAGAGAAAGTTATCTGCAAATTCGATCCTGTACTGCGCTGGCTGGTTCTGGATGGCTATGGATTTCACCAGGGGTACTTCCATTACAAAGAACCCGTAATCAATGCCGTTAAACGCCTCTCTGCGGATGCTCGCCATGTTTTTTATCAAGGATTCGGGCGCAGCTTGTGGTTTGTCCATGGTTGTGATTTTCATCAGATCGCGATAACGATCTCCGGTTTCCCCGACATATATCAAAGCGATGCTTGGAGCGGCATTGGTTTGGCCTGCGCCTATGCTGGCGGCGCGCGGGCTGCGGAAATGAAAGATGCAGTATCACTCGCGGGCTGCTTCACTTCTGCTCTTGCGCAGGGCGCTGCTTTTGCCGCCAAAGCCAGGCAACTGGCAGGTAATAAAGCCGCGCATACGGAAGAGGCGTGTGCTGTTTTGGCCGGGATAAAAACAGAGCAGGCCGCTACCCTGTGTGACCGTGCGCTGGCACATGTCAACAAAAACTCTTCCTCTCCATATCAGCAATGGCGAGAGCTGGTACAGAACTACTTTTCAACTTCACGAACTCCAGTACGAGGGAACTCACATGATTCTGAACTCGTCCAATCGTTGGTTTCGACAAAACCTGACTAA